TATTTAGATTTTTGAACACgataaaattatcattttatatcttgtttctaaaatgacaaaaatacttttttaaacaTGTATCAGTTAAATATATGACTTTGGATTAAAATGAGAAGTAATAAATTCAATCTTTTAATCTATTAACAAATTGTATATGGAGGCCACTTACATAAAGATGTtgaaaacatctttttttaaagattttttatttcaacCAATCAAATTATAACatgcataattaattaaatcatattAATTTTGTCTAAATTAGACCAAATAAATCGGTTCGAtcaaaaattagataaattaaattttaaaccggtcataattaatattttttatataaaatcacTACAACTCTCTCCAAAATACCCACATTCAAAAGTGCTAATTCCAAGTGTACCCTttgtcaaatcaaattaggGTTCAATTATCTACTTATCTCATCTGCTCATCTTCTAGATTTAGGGaaccatcatcttctcaactgGAGCTGCTACTCTATCGTCTGCGCCAGGACCACCACCGTGTTGTTACCGTGGTAGCCACCGTGAGTTGGGTGAGTCGCCGTCACACGCTGAAGTTAGTAGCCACTTATCTTCTCATCTTCTCCCATCGCAGAATGCAGGACCAGCACGTCGAGCACGACATCAGCGTTGCCGTCGTAGCGTTTGTAAGCTGGGTGAGTCGCCGTTTAGCCAACACAGGACCAGCATCTTCTTTTTCACTGTGTTCCcatcttctcttcttttgcCAATGCATGACAATCTGAAGATAGGTCCTCTAGCTGCCGCTGGACAACCGCCTTCTCATCATCGTTAGCTTGTCACCGTGACCTTGTTTAGTTGCTCTGATCTTAATTCGTGTCGTGATTGCATAATGTATAACTGATTTGTTCATTCAATATTCAATTTTTCATAGACAAGtagtgttaaattttaatctatGAATGAAAGTCTtgagatttttttataattttttgactTTCATAACTTTGAGATAATGGTTATACTGTAATTTGTGGTATTAAAATCATCCCTGCTTGTATTTATCTAGCCATAGAAATCTGcgaattgaattatttttgcaTTATTTGTGTATTCTATGAATTGAATCTGCGAGACCATCCCTGCTTGCACTACATTTTgtaaaattccaaaaatactACGTTTTGTAGTCACGTAGATTTGAGGACTGGAAATTTGTTCTTATTAGGCTAGAAAATTGTTCATTTAGGTATATATACTACTAAACAGTAATGAAGTGGCCTTCTCTGTGATTCTGTTTTGGGTTAGCTTTGTTTTGGTTTATGATTGGTTTATGGAAGGgaaccatttttttttaaaatttagaaaaagaaaaaagtactatgaatatttttattatcaaaatttttcaacttttgtATACTCGATTAAAGAGACAATAGTTTAATTAATACTACATTTCTTGCATGGTTTATTGAAAGGATTCAATaatgttttgatttttgaaaggaCAAGATAGCAGAAAGTGAAATCTACCTATAATATTGGATCACACTATTGGACTTCTAAAGTAATAGTATTATACAATAATTATTGTTTGCTTAATGTTTACTAATGTTATCTCCATCTGTTGTATTAAACTCTTTTGCAGTTCCTTGAAAAAAAACTGAAGGACAAGATGGCTGAGTTTCAGGTTggagttaatactcaaattcGTCCCTGAAAGATATCTTGATCTCCATTTTAGTCCCCGAAAGATAAAGTTAATCAAAAGAGTCCTTGAAAGATACCCAAGTTAATCACGTTTGTACTTCCGTCAACTCCCTTGATGAGCTGGCTAACGTCTGATGACGTGTGACGTTAGCTGCCTCCGTGAAAGAGGCCAACGTGTCATTAGCTATTGTTGACAAGGTAACTATGGGAAAACAGTTCAAATCAGTCCCTCAGTGTTtgaaacctaatcctaatttcgaCGATAAATACGTCGCGTTCAACAATCAGAGGGCCATATGCCTGGGTAAATGTTGAAATTGGCTAGTTTGGGGCGACGATGGAGGCAGCAAATGGAGGCCGTGGCGATGGTGTGTCGTTTTCGTCGAACGGCAGTAATGGTTCCAGCGCTTCAATGCGAACCAGGAGGAAAATCCATGAGGAATCATGTTTCTGTAGGTTGAACACTGCGATAAGAAAATTTGGGACAGCAGAAAACCCTGATAGACTATTCCGTGCATGTCCAAGGTACCGGGTGAGTGTTGTGTAAGAAGTTAAATGTTTTCCAtgttgttttgtgttttggggttttattcaattttttttttgaattttcagaAGGGCAGTCACTGCAATTACTTTAAGTGGGTTGACGATGATGACTATAAAGGGGTGGGCGAAGGTGGAACAAAGAAAGATTATGGGGCTGAGCTGCAGGTTGAAAGTGACTATGATGAATGGAGGTTGAAGGTGGCATGGAGACTGGGCAGCTTGGAAGCTGAAGTAAAAGCATTGAAAATGTTAATAGTTTTCCTGTTTGTGGTAGTTGTCGTTAATGTGATCGTTTGTTGTTTGTTATCTAGATCCAAGTAAAACAAATTCTGTTGATATATCATTGTGTaatgagatgatcccttgaatGAGAATAGATGTTGCATTTGGTTTTTTAAGATTAAGACAACACAATCCAATTCAAATGTTCCAAACCAATTCGAAATCATTGTTACAGTAAGATGTATTAAGGAATGAACATAATCAGTAGTCAAAGTACTCTTAAACATTGAGTTGCCATAGAAGGCTGGATGTGACATTGTGTTAAGGATAAAAACCACAGCAAAGTCATAAGGTTTTACATGAGGATACAAACCTAAAAAGTAGGCTAAACAAAAATAAGAGGGCATAGTACAACTTTCAATTACATATATAACCAAAATGTTGATAATGGAACTTCAATTGCCCTATGCAAAACACATAAAGTATCCTCacacaaaaataaattcaaCCAGAATACATTTCAACACCAATCAAAGTcatttatcattttttcttgGGGGCTTGAAGCCTGGAGTAGGAACGAAGGTCATAAAGTTGGCCAGCTTTTTAGCAGTGACTGAACTAGTCCCCTTGATTGTCTCAGCAGAGATAGCCACTGGTGCGGCTACAGTAGGTTTAGGAGAGGACTGAAGTTTGGCTTTCCCTTTAATAACCTTTAACTTGGGTGGCCTAGCTGTGACTTGTTCTTACATAATTTAATGGCAGATTTAGATTTAGATTTAGATTATAAAAGAAATCACATATGTTTAATAGTTGACTAGTCATGATACAACCTGCTGTGTTTCTTGGGTTGGTGGTATGCTTTTAGATTGGCTAATGCCAATCAGTGTTGGAGGCTGTGTTGGTGATGGAGCTATATCTGCTGGTGCTGGATTATGTTCAGCTGAGATAGAGTTTACTTCAGGGTCAGCCCCATCTGCAGCAGGGGCAACCACAGCTAGTTGCAACTGCATCTGCCTGGCATGCTCCTTAGCTTCCATAGCTTTCTTCTTTGCACAGCTTCTCTTGTTGTGTCCTATCTCACTACAATACATGCATCTGATAGGGTTAtacttcctcttcatctttgtCTTTGACCCATTAGGTTGCTCCTCTTtgtcccttcttcttttcttcgttGGTCTTCCATGCTTGGCCTTAAATGGTGGTGGGACAGGAGCTGAGTGTGGAGTTTTTCCCACAGATCCTATCCTTTCACTGGGTTGACATTGAAGCAATAAGTCTTCCTGTACGCTTCCATCTTCAACCAGTCATGACAATAGTCTTCAGCCCGTTTGTCATTCTTATCCTGTATGGCCAATATTGCATGCATACACGGCATCCCTTACAAAGACAAATCAATGATTATTTAAAGATCGTGCATGAAAGTAGATGACAATAAGTAACTGTTAAACTTGTTACCTGTGAGTTGCCAAAAGCGACAGGTACATGTGTGCTTTCCCAAGTCAACCACCATATTGGTTGGCCAGCCATGAACTTCATAaagttcttctttttcatcGCCGGACCATTGAGGAACCCAGTGGCTAGACAACATTGTCATGGCTTCAAGTCTACTCCGCTAAACAGGGGAGAGAATTCCTTGATAGTTCTATAGCTTCTTTCGATTGTCAACAATACTCTTCATGATGATTCTTCTAACTTTCTCAGCTAATGTCAGGATGGGCTTGCTCCTGTCATGCTTGATTTTTACGTTGAAAGACTCGCAAGCATTATTGCAGATGTTATCCACCTTTGGCACTTCACTAAAATGCGCCTTTGTCCATGCATCCTTAGGCCATTTGTCGAGATattcccaagctttttgatTGATTAGCTTTACTCTATTCATGTTTTGACTGAATTCATTTGTTGTCCTCGACCGAGCACATTCCCAAACCAAATCTTTCAGTTCAGTGCTTGACCATTGTTTTGAGAAATTGCGCCATAAATGCCAGACGTAGAATCGATGGTGTACCCTATGAAACACTTCCTGAACAGCTGGTATTAAACCCTGCAAGTAAACAAAGACACGAAAAGATGTTAAATCAATATAGTCCCTCAGATATATTCATTAAATCAAATTGGTCCCTCAATGTTATTCATTAAAACAAAAGAGTCCTAATAGTTTCTTATCATAAGTCAATAACATTCTCACCTTCTGCATGTCTGAAATAAAGCACCATTTGTTCTCCCTGTAGTCTCCCAGGTCGTTGTGCAGTAACTCAAGAAACCACTTCCAATTGTCTACAACCTGCCTTAAACCCCCTCTTGCAGGCAATGCTACTTTGTTTATCCTTATTTCCTTGTGAGTTATTGGCTTCTTGTGATGATGCATTTGATTGAGGTGGGACTGATTTGGCCTGATAACTAGTCTTTTTGGCCTGAGGAACAGGCTTCATGGGCTGAGATGTTGTCTTCTTGAGCTGATAGACTGGTTTATTGGGCTGAGAATTGGGCTTCATCTTTGGTTTGTTGGGCTCAGAAATGGGCTTTTTTGTTGGTTTGTGGGGTTGTGACTTGGTCTGTAAGGTTGTTCTATTGGGGTGAGAGGTTTGTGATGatcggataatttatacgctttttggcattgtttttaggtagttttagtaggatctagctacttttagggatgtttttattagtttttatgtaaaattcacatttctggactttactatgagtttgtgtgtttttctatgatttcaagtattttctggctgaaattgagggacctgagcaaaaatctgataggaggctgaaaaaggactacagatgctgttggattctaacctctctacactcgaaatggattttctggagctacagaactccaaatggtgcactcttaattgcgttggaaagtagacattcagggcttttcagaaatatataatagtctatactttattcgagtttagacaatgcaaactggtgttcaacgccagtttcatgctgcattctggagtaaaacgccaaaaacacgttacaacttggcgtttaaccccaagaggagcctctgcacgtgtaaagctcaagctcagcccaagcacacaccaaagtgggccccggaagtggatttctgcacttagacttatttctgtaaaccctagtaactggtctagtataaataggactttttactattgtattttcatctttggacgagcttttggaacatctttgattattgttagtccttagacattgggggctggcctcacggccatgcctaccttattttcacttatgtatcttcaacggtggagtttttacacaccatagattaagggtgtggagctctgctgtttctcgagtattaatgcaattactactgttttctattcaattcatgcttattcttattctaagatattcattcgcacttcaacttgatgaatgtgatgatccgtgatactcatcaccatactcacttatgaatgcgtgcctgacaaacacttccgttttacctgcgaaagctagagtgtgtatctcttggattcctgacccacgacgcatggttgcctcacctgacaaccgagcctcccattccttgagatcagagtcttcatggtataagcaagaatccattggcagcattcttgagatccggaaagtctaaaccttgtctgtggtattccgagtaggatctgggatgggatgactgtgacgagcttcaaactcgcgagtgttgggtgtagtgacagacgcaaaaggatcaatagatcctattccgacatgatcgagaaccgacagatgattagccgtgctgtgacagcgcatttggaccattttcactgagaggacgggaggtagccattgacaacggtgaaacccaacatacagcttgccatggaaaggagtatgaatgattggatgaaagcagtaggaaagcaggattcagaaggaacacagtatcttcatgcgcttatctgtaattcccaccaatgaattacataagtatctctatctctattttatgctttatttatctttatattcgaaaaccattataactattagaatccgcctgactgagatttacaagatgaccatagcttgtttcataccaacaatctccatgggatcgacccttactcacgtaaggtattacttggacgacccagtgcacttgctagttagttgtgcaaagttgtgaaaaagagtgatattacaattgtgcataccaagttgttggcgccattgagatcacaatttcgtgcaccaaatttttggtgccgttgccggggattgtttgagtttggacaactgacggttcatcttgttgctcagattaggtaattttcttcttattttgttttcaaaaagttttcaaaaatctttcaaaatttttcttttttttcgtttttccacaattaattttcaaaaaatccaaaaaaaattataaaatcataaaatcaaaaatatttttgtgtttcttgtttgagtctagagtcaagttttaagtttggtgtcaattgcattttttaattttcaaaaaaaaatttcgaaaattcatgcatatgttcttcatgatcttcaagttgttattggtaagtcttcttgtttgatcttcatattttcttgttttgtgtcttttgttgtttttcatatgcatttttgcattcatagtgtctaaacatgaaaaatttctaagtttggtgtgttgcatatttttcttttcttgaaaatttttccaaaataagtcttgatgttcatcttgatcttcaaagtgttcttggtgttcatcttgacactcatagtgttcttgcatgcatcatgtgttttgattcataattttcatgttgtgagtcatttttgtgtttttctctctcatcattaaaaattcaaaaataaaaaaatatctttcccttatttgtcttataattttcgaaatatttgggttgacttagtcaaaattttctaaaataagttgtttcttgttagtcaagtcaagattccattttcaaaaaaaatcttatcttttcaaaatctttttcaaaaataaaatctttttcatttttttattattttcgaaattttttgaaattgattttcaaaatatttttcttatctttatttcatgattttcgaaaactttactaacaattaatgtgattgattcaaaaatttgaagtttgttactttcttgttaagaaaggttcaatctttaaattctaaaatcatatcttttagttttttgttagtcaagtaatcaattttaatttcaaaaatcaaatcttttttctttctcctttttaaatctttttcaaaaaaatatcaatcatatcttttcaatcatatctttttaatcatatctttttcaaatcatatctttttcaaagtcaatttcaaaaatcttttctaactccttatcttttcaaaattgattttcaaatctttttcaactaaactaattaactttttgtttatttcttatctttttcaaaaccacctaaccacttttctctttctaattttcgaaaatcactaacctctcatcatgaaatccctgagatgcctcaagggatgcactttcctccacaaaactattgggagcaactgaacacctccctaggagaattgagttccaacatgggacaactaagggtggagcaccaagaacactctatcatcctccatgaaattagagaagatcaaagaatcatgagagaggagcaacaaagacaaggaagagacattaaggagctcaagcactccataggatcttcaagaggaagaaagagccgccatcactaaggtggacccgttctttaatttccttgttctttatttctctgtttttcgaaaattatgcttatgtttatctatatttatgtcttgtgatcattagtgtcttagtgtctatgccttaaagttatgaatgtcctatgaatccatcacccttcttaaataaaaatgtgcttaattgctaaaagaaagaattgcatgaattttgaattttataacaNNNNNNNNNNNNNNNNNNNNNNNNNNNNNNNNNNNNNNNNNNNNNNNNNNNNNNNNNNNNNNNNNNNNNNNNNNNNNNNNNNNNNNNNNNNNNNNNNNNNNNNNNNNNNNNNNNNNNNNNNNNNNNNNNNNNNNNNNNNNNNNNNNNNNNNNNNNNNNNNNNNNNNNNNNNNNNNNNNNNNNNNNNNNNNNNNNNNNNNNNNNNNNNNNNNNNNNNNNNNNNNNNNNNNNNNNNNNNNNNNNNNNNNNNNNNNNNNNNNNNNNNNNNNNNNNNNNNNNNNNNNNNNNNNNNNNNNNNNNNNNNNNNNNNNNNNNNNNNNNNNNNNNNNNNNNNNNNNNNNNNNNNNNNNNNNNNNNNNNNNNNNNNNNNNNNNNNNNNNNNNNNNNNNNNNNNNNNNNNNNNNNNNNNNNNNNNNNNNNNNNNNNNNNNNNNNNNNNNNNNNNNNNNNNNNNNNNNNNNNNNNNNNNNNNNNNNNNNNNNNNNNNNNNNNNNNNNNNNNNNNNNNNNNNNNNNNNNNNNNNNNNNNNNNNNNNNNNNNNNNNNNNNNNNNNNNNNNNNNNNNNNNNNNNNNNNNNNNNNNNNNNNNNNNNNNNNNNNNNNNNNNNNNNNNNNNNNNNNNNNNNNNNNNNNNNNNNNNNNNNNNNNNNNNNNNNNNNNNNNNNNNNNNNNNNNNNNNNNNNNNNNNNNNNNNNNNNNNNNNNNNNNNNNNNNNNNNNNNNNNNNNNNNNNNNNNNNNNNNNNNNNNNNNNNNNNNNNNNNNNNNNNNNNNNNNNNNNNNNNNNNNNNNNNNNNNNNNNNNNNNNNNNNNNNNNNNNNNNNNNNNNNNNNNNNNNNNNNNNNNNNNNNNNNNNNNNNNNNNNNNNNNNNNNNNNNNNNNNNNNNNNNNNNNNNNNNNNNNNNNNNNNNNNNNNNNNNNNNNNNNNNNNNNNNNNNNNNNNNNNNNNNNNNNNNNNNNNNNNNNNNNNNNNNNNNNNNNNNNNNNNNNNNNNNNNNNNNNNNNNNNNNNNNNNNNNNNNNNNNNNNNNNNNNNNNNNNNNNNNNNNNNNNNNNNNNNNNNNNNNNNNNNNNNNNNNNNNNNNNNNNNNNNNNNNNNNNNNNNNNNNNNNNNNNNNNNNNNNNNNNNNNNNNNNNNNNNNNNNNNNNNNNNNNNNNNNNNNNNNNNNNNNNNNNNNNNNNNNNNNNNNNNNNNNNNNNNNNNNNNNNNNNNNNNNNNNNNNNNNNNNNNNNNNNNNNNNNNNNNNNNNNNNNNNNNNNNNNNNNNNNNNNNNNNNNNNNNNNNNNNNNNNNNNNNNNNNNNNNNNNNNNNNNNNNNNNNNNNNNNNNNNNNNNNNNNNNNNNNNNNNNNNNNNNNNNNNNNNNNNNNNNNNNNNNNNNNNNNNNNNNNNNNNNNNNNNNNNNNNNNNNNNNNNNNNNNNNNNNNNNNNNNNNNNNNNNNNNNNNNNNNNNNNNNNNNNNNNNNNNNNNNNNNNNNNNNNNNNNNNNNNNNNNNNNNNNNNNNNNNNNNNNNNNNNNNNNNNNNNNNNNNNNNNNNNNNNNNNNNNNNNNNNNNNNNNNNNNNNNNNNNNNNNNNNNNNNNNNNNNNNNNNNNNNNNNNNNNNNNNNNNNNNNNNNNNNNNNNNNNNNNNNNNNNNNNNNNNNNNNNNNNNNNNNNNNNNNNNNNNNNNNNNNNNNNNNNNNNNNNNNNNNNNNNNNNNNNNNNNNNNNNNNNNNNNNNNNNNNNNNNNNNNNNNNNNNNNNNNNNNNNNNNNNNNNNNNNNNNNNNNNNNNNNNNNNNNNNNNNNNNNNNNNNNNNNNNNNNNNNNNNNNNNNNNNNNNNNNNNNNNNNNNNNNNNNNNNNNNNNNNNNNNNNNNNNNNNNNNNNNNNNNNNNNNNNNNNNtgaaaaagtattgttcacaatttcgcgcaccaagtttttggcgccgttgtcggggattgttcgagtttggacaactgacggttcatcttgttgcttagattaggtatttttttttctcggaattcttgaagatgaattctagagtttcatgatgatttgttgaagtctggctggctgagaagccatgtctaatttcattggaccgaggtttcaacttatcaccacaagagcgtgttgatttttatcaaatcttgcttttggagcagtgatctgctaaggcttggctggcctctggccatgtctagtgttttggaccgaagctttctctgaaagcttggctggctgtgaagccatgt
The genomic region above belongs to Arachis duranensis cultivar V14167 chromosome 3, aradu.V14167.gnm2.J7QH, whole genome shotgun sequence and contains:
- the LOC110279160 gene encoding uncharacterized protein LOC110279160: MEAANGGRGDGVSFSSNGSNGSSASMRTRRKIHEESCFCRLNTAIRKFGTAENPDRLFRACPRYRKGSHCNYFKWVDDDDYKGVGEGGTKKDYGAELQVESDYDEWRLKVAWRLGSLEAEVKALKMLIVFLFVVVVVNVIVCCLLSRSK